CGATGAATGACTATCTGTTGGAGTGTGGAATTGAGCAAGCCAGACTGCTGATGGAAGACAAGTCTACAACGACCTGGGAAAATCTGAAATTCAGTTTCGGTCTTTATGGCGCTGATTTTTTGAACAGTGATCTTCATGGGAAAAGGTGGGAATCGTGACCAATGATTTTCATGTGTGCCGTGCTCTGATGATGGCGAAAAAACAAGGCTATAAAAAGGTGCAGGGAGTACCGGCATCTTCCAATCCGGTCCTGTTTTTAAATTATCTGGTACGGG
The Mediterraneibacter butyricigenes genome window above contains:
- a CDS encoding YdcF family protein, translated to MTNDFHVCRALMMAKKQGYKKVQGVPASSNPVLFLNYLVREFFACAQTLLYYRKR
- a CDS encoding ElyC/SanA/YdcF family protein: MNDYLLECGIEQARLLMEDKSTTTWENLKFSFGLYGADFLNSDLHGKRWES